Proteins co-encoded in one Sphingomonas sanguinis genomic window:
- a CDS encoding LysR family transcriptional regulator: MTLEQLRIFVGVAEREHVTKAAEVLNVTQSAASGAIAALEARYGVPLFHRVGRGIQLTEAGRGFLEEARAVLGRAAHAETMLADYAGLARGSLRIVASQTIASYWLPAKLAAFHERHPQIAVELAIDNTEGAAAQVLSGAAELGFVEGEVDEPALAHWTVGRDPMVLVGREDAERVDEAWLRTERWIVRELGSGTRSTFEDVLRTRGFDPAQLTIAMTLPSNEAVRTAVEAGAGVAVLSRLVVARALKAGDLVELPLGLPDRAFHALRHKERYRTRAADALTDLIKEQVA, from the coding sequence ATGACCCTGGAGCAGCTCAGAATATTCGTCGGTGTCGCGGAGCGCGAACACGTCACCAAGGCAGCGGAGGTGCTGAACGTCACGCAGTCTGCTGCCTCCGGCGCGATTGCTGCCCTCGAAGCGCGCTACGGGGTTCCTCTGTTTCACCGCGTCGGGCGTGGCATCCAGCTGACCGAAGCAGGCCGCGGCTTTCTGGAGGAAGCGCGCGCGGTGCTGGGGCGGGCAGCGCATGCCGAGACGATGCTGGCGGACTATGCCGGGCTCGCGCGTGGTTCGTTGCGGATCGTCGCCAGCCAGACGATCGCGAGCTACTGGTTGCCGGCAAAGCTCGCCGCCTTCCACGAACGCCACCCGCAGATCGCGGTTGAGCTCGCGATCGACAACACCGAAGGTGCGGCAGCGCAGGTCCTGAGCGGCGCGGCGGAACTCGGCTTTGTCGAGGGCGAGGTGGACGAACCGGCACTCGCCCACTGGACTGTCGGGCGTGATCCGATGGTGCTGGTCGGCCGCGAGGACGCCGAACGTGTCGACGAGGCCTGGCTGCGCACTGAACGCTGGATCGTCCGTGAGCTGGGATCCGGTACGCGCTCGACCTTCGAGGACGTGCTGCGAACGCGCGGGTTTGATCCGGCCCAGCTGACGATAGCGATGACGCTGCCGTCCAACGAGGCGGTGCGTACCGCGGTCGAGGCCGGTGCCGGCGTTGCCGTCTTGTCGCGATTGGTCGTCGCGCGCGCGCTCAAGGCTGGCGATCTCGTCGAGCTGCCGCTCGGGCTGCCCGACCGCGCCTTTCACGCGCTGCGCCACAAGGAACGCTATCGCACCCGCGCGGCCGACGCGCTGACGGATCTCATCAAGGAGCAGGTCGCATGA
- a CDS encoding molybdopterin-dependent oxidoreductase, producing the protein MTDMIERKSDPYNAEPTPSALIERFLTPQALFYVRSHGPVPDLPANHRIEVSGTGMASRSFSVEELKATFPTRTVTAVLQCAGNRRTDLQQVGKTSGDPWDVGAIGNAEWTGVRLADVLDAVGAPDASDLFVAFTGADEVDVEGEEALFGVSIAMSKARQPDVLLVWAMNGEPLTPEHGAPLRMVVPGYAGVRSAKWLTRIEVRDMPSDAPIQAHDYKLFPADVTSDTVDWSRGLTINAMPLNAAICVPGSGESLPAGEVRIEGYAIAYDRRVSRVEVSVNGGREWQQATFADDPETHWGWRRWTLDATLAKGRQHLVVRAFDGAGQGQPERPDTMWNFAGYLCTAWHHVHVLVE; encoded by the coding sequence ATGACCGATATGATCGAGCGCAAATCCGATCCCTACAACGCCGAGCCGACGCCCAGTGCGTTGATCGAGCGGTTCCTGACGCCGCAGGCGCTGTTCTACGTGCGCAGCCACGGGCCAGTGCCGGATCTGCCCGCCAATCATCGGATCGAGGTGAGCGGGACGGGCATGGCGAGCCGCTCTTTCTCGGTAGAGGAACTGAAAGCTACGTTCCCCACGCGGACGGTGACGGCAGTTCTCCAGTGCGCCGGCAACCGGCGCACTGACCTCCAGCAGGTCGGAAAAACGTCGGGTGATCCTTGGGATGTCGGCGCGATCGGCAATGCAGAGTGGACCGGCGTACGCCTGGCCGATGTGCTCGATGCGGTCGGCGCACCTGATGCGTCCGACCTGTTCGTGGCGTTCACCGGCGCGGACGAGGTGGACGTGGAGGGCGAGGAAGCCTTGTTCGGGGTATCGATCGCCATGAGCAAGGCGCGGCAGCCCGACGTCCTCCTCGTCTGGGCGATGAACGGCGAGCCGCTGACGCCCGAACACGGCGCACCGCTCCGCATGGTGGTGCCGGGCTATGCCGGCGTGCGCAGCGCCAAATGGCTGACACGGATCGAGGTGCGAGACATGCCTTCCGACGCACCGATCCAGGCGCACGACTACAAGCTGTTTCCCGCCGATGTGACGAGCGACACCGTCGACTGGAGCCGGGGTCTGACCATCAATGCCATGCCGCTCAACGCCGCGATCTGCGTGCCCGGCTCTGGCGAAAGCCTGCCGGCCGGGGAGGTGCGGATCGAGGGCTATGCCATCGCCTATGATCGCCGCGTCTCTCGGGTCGAAGTGTCGGTAAACGGTGGTCGCGAGTGGCAACAGGCGACGTTCGCCGATGATCCGGAGACGCACTGGGGTTGGCGGCGCTGGACCCTCGACGCCACGCTTGCCAAAGGTCGCCAGCACCTTGTCGTGCGCGCCTTCGACGGGGCTGGACAGGGACAGCCCGAACGGCCGGACACGATGTGGAACTTCGCCGGATATCTGTGCACCGCCTGGCATCACGTCCACGTGCTGGTCGAATGA
- a CDS encoding MgtC/SapB family protein has translation MIEASAASDIGFWIDAIGRLVVATAAGMVLGWERSRENRQIMGLRTLGLVGLASCIAVQAIVHSGLPNVNADAAGRAMQGILSGVGFIGAGAVLRVGQGQEVHGLATAACIWVTATIGAAAGLAVWPLIIGGVSLAMLVLFVGAPLERRIRERARLTPAETDRKDVERKP, from the coding sequence ATGATCGAAGCGTCAGCGGCATCGGACATCGGCTTCTGGATCGATGCGATCGGGCGGCTGGTGGTGGCGACCGCGGCCGGGATGGTGCTCGGCTGGGAACGCTCGCGCGAGAACCGGCAGATCATGGGCCTGCGGACGCTGGGTCTGGTCGGTCTGGCGAGTTGCATCGCCGTTCAGGCGATCGTGCATAGTGGCTTGCCGAACGTGAACGCCGATGCCGCAGGACGGGCGATGCAGGGCATTCTGTCCGGCGTCGGCTTCATCGGTGCCGGTGCGGTGCTGCGGGTCGGCCAGGGTCAGGAAGTGCATGGATTGGCGACCGCCGCGTGCATCTGGGTGACAGCCACGATCGGCGCGGCAGCAGGGTTGGCGGTGTGGCCGCTCATCATCGGCGGGGTGAGCCTTGCAATGCTCGTCCTGTTCGTCGGCGCGCCGCTGGAACGCCGCATCCGCGAGCGAGCCCGTCTGACGCCGGCCGAGACCGACAGGAAGGATGTCGAGCGCAAGCCGTGA
- a CDS encoding anti-sigma factor family protein — protein MTSPIGEDDLAAWIDGRLSPERQRLVDAYLEGQPDVHARVREQAEQARALASLFAPVADEPIPATMRVAAIRGRQRQPRWQLAIAASLLLALGFGGGWSSARWSGEPRAGIAALANEASDNFRVYAADRIRPAEIGPDQRAMLIRWTSARLGERVTIPDLSTAGYRYGGGRLVATPHGPAALLLYDGPQASKLAVLTRPMQIDKTASMTSTSSGTMGRVTWAVDGIGYSVVGERPAAELHPIADEVRRQADAALVS, from the coding sequence ATGACCAGCCCGATCGGCGAGGACGATCTGGCCGCATGGATCGATGGCAGGCTGTCGCCCGAGCGGCAGCGCCTGGTCGACGCCTATCTTGAAGGCCAGCCGGACGTGCATGCCCGTGTGCGAGAGCAGGCGGAGCAGGCGCGAGCCCTTGCATCCCTGTTCGCCCCCGTCGCGGATGAACCGATCCCGGCGACGATGCGCGTGGCAGCGATCAGGGGACGGCAACGGCAACCGCGTTGGCAGCTCGCCATCGCCGCGTCACTTCTGCTGGCGTTGGGGTTTGGCGGTGGCTGGTCGAGCGCGCGGTGGAGCGGCGAACCCCGCGCGGGCATCGCGGCGCTGGCCAACGAGGCGAGTGATAATTTCCGTGTCTATGCCGCCGACCGGATACGACCGGCGGAGATCGGCCCCGACCAGCGCGCCATGCTGATCCGATGGACCTCCGCTCGATTGGGTGAGCGCGTCACGATCCCGGACCTCAGCACGGCCGGCTATCGCTATGGCGGGGGGCGACTGGTCGCGACGCCCCACGGCCCTGCGGCACTGCTCCTCTACGACGGACCGCAAGCGTCGAAACTTGCGGTGCTGACGAGGCCCATGCAGATCGACAAGACCGCGAGCATGACCAGTACGTCCAGCGGGACCATGGGCCGGGTCACATGGGCGGTCGACGGGATCGGCTATAGTGTGGTGGGCGAGCGACCCGCGGCCGAACTGCATCCGATCGCCGATGAAGTCCGGCGTCAGGCAGATGCCGCGCTTGTGTCCTGA
- a CDS encoding RNA polymerase sigma factor: protein MDPLAAAIEPLIPGLRRYARSWLRDRVMADDVVQDCLERAVGRWRQRRGAEVRPWVYAILHNLLVDHQRQHSRRGTAVPLHLVDDAALGRPADQDTGLHHRDLLRALDALPEEQRTVLLLVSVEGLPYAEVAAVVGVPLGTVMSRISRGRDRLATLLREGERPRLRSVQ, encoded by the coding sequence ATGGACCCGCTTGCCGCCGCGATCGAACCGCTGATCCCCGGGCTGCGCCGCTATGCCCGGTCGTGGTTGCGCGACCGGGTGATGGCGGATGACGTGGTGCAGGATTGCCTGGAGCGCGCGGTCGGGCGCTGGCGACAGCGACGGGGTGCGGAGGTCCGCCCGTGGGTCTATGCGATCCTGCACAATTTGTTGGTTGATCATCAGCGGCAGCATAGCCGGCGAGGTACGGCGGTTCCGCTCCACCTCGTGGACGACGCCGCGCTCGGCCGCCCGGCCGATCAGGACACAGGCCTGCACCACCGCGACCTGCTGCGCGCGCTTGATGCGTTGCCTGAAGAACAGCGAACGGTGCTGCTCCTGGTCTCGGTCGAGGGCCTGCCCTATGCGGAGGTCGCTGCCGTAGTCGGCGTGCCGCTGGGCACGGTAATGTCGCGCATATCGCGGGGGCGCGACCGTCTGGCGACCCTCCTCCGGGAGGGTGAACGGCCGCGATTGAGGAGCGTGCAATGA
- a CDS encoding YncE family protein produces MIRTILRSAALLMSAAPGLAMAQQAPWNAKDMPVSHRDRVYASEQFSNTVSVTDPADNRLLGVIKLGDPQPMNFSPLYKGQVLVHGLGFSPDGKTLAVVSIGSNAVSWIDTATNTVKHTTYVGRSPHEAFFTPDGKEVWVTVRGEDYIAVLDPTTYKETGRIKTPGGPGMTIFSPDGRYGYVCSSFNPVLAVFDVATHAQVGQVAQPSPFCPNIAATPDGKQVWFTLKDIGKTVAFDARPPFAILKVLDTGPITNHVNFARTAKGQFAYVTVGGENVVKVFRTSDFTPVATIPVGKMPHGVWPSGDGRRVYVGLENSDELAAIDTAGNTVVATVPVGQAPQAIAYVSNAVPTGPGTDNLQPLGTAGKALHLTMGPIGGKGTASSITLFDQGIIQVVQSAVTGLQPKKPYMLVLTANADGSGAVEPLANFMSNPAGAAIVNASGPIRQIVQGSTATPRRFLAVAEVVNGAPGRIVQVQRD; encoded by the coding sequence ATGATCCGGACCATCCTTCGATCGGCCGCCTTGCTGATGAGCGCCGCACCGGGCCTCGCCATGGCCCAGCAGGCGCCGTGGAACGCTAAGGACATGCCCGTCAGCCACCGCGACCGCGTCTATGCGTCTGAACAATTCTCCAACACGGTGTCGGTGACCGACCCGGCCGACAACCGGCTGCTCGGCGTCATCAAACTCGGCGATCCCCAGCCGATGAACTTCTCCCCGCTCTACAAGGGACAGGTGCTGGTTCACGGCCTCGGCTTCTCGCCGGACGGGAAGACCTTGGCGGTCGTGTCGATCGGATCGAACGCCGTGTCGTGGATCGACACCGCCACCAACACCGTCAAGCACACGACCTATGTCGGGCGCAGTCCGCACGAGGCGTTCTTCACGCCGGACGGCAAGGAGGTGTGGGTCACGGTCCGCGGCGAGGATTATATCGCCGTGCTCGACCCCACGACGTACAAGGAGACGGGGCGCATCAAGACGCCCGGTGGTCCGGGCATGACGATCTTCTCTCCCGATGGCCGGTACGGCTATGTCTGCTCTTCGTTCAATCCGGTATTGGCTGTGTTCGATGTCGCGACCCACGCGCAGGTCGGACAGGTGGCGCAGCCAAGCCCCTTCTGCCCCAACATCGCCGCGACGCCGGACGGCAAGCAAGTGTGGTTTACGCTGAAGGACATCGGCAAGACGGTCGCATTCGATGCTCGGCCACCCTTCGCGATCCTGAAGGTGCTGGATACCGGGCCTATCACGAACCATGTCAATTTCGCCCGCACGGCCAAGGGGCAGTTCGCGTATGTGACGGTCGGCGGAGAGAATGTGGTCAAGGTGTTCCGCACGTCCGACTTCACGCCGGTGGCAACAATTCCGGTCGGCAAGATGCCGCACGGTGTTTGGCCATCGGGCGACGGCCGGCGCGTTTATGTCGGGCTAGAGAATTCCGATGAGCTGGCCGCGATCGACACTGCCGGCAACACGGTCGTCGCTACCGTGCCGGTCGGACAGGCACCGCAGGCGATCGCCTATGTGTCGAACGCAGTTCCGACAGGCCCCGGCACCGACAATCTCCAGCCGCTCGGCACAGCGGGCAAGGCGCTGCATCTGACCATGGGGCCGATTGGCGGCAAAGGTACGGCAAGCAGCATCACCCTCTTCGACCAGGGCATCATTCAGGTCGTGCAGAGTGCCGTTACCGGTTTGCAGCCCAAGAAGCCTTACATGCTCGTACTGACCGCCAATGCGGACGGCAGCGGCGCTGTAGAGCCGCTTGCGAACTTCATGAGCAACCCGGCAGGTGCGGCGATCGTCAACGCATCGGGTCCGATCCGCCAGATCGTTCAGGGCAGCACCGCGACACCCCGGCGCTTTCTGGCGGTTGCGGAGGTGGTGAACGGCGCGCCGGGGCGCATCGTGCAGGTGCAGCGCGACTGA
- a CDS encoding DUF305 domain-containing protein has product MRWRLMRRRDWMLGLTASALITGAVAAAPADGYATMMSVAMDRMMAGMMVKPSGDVDRDFVAMMLPHHQGAIDMAVAELRYGHNEQLKRIAQEIIIDQQQEIAAMKLAIGQPLPPSTPAPTQGGDHHSHMEH; this is encoded by the coding sequence ATGCGCTGGAGGCTTATGCGTAGACGAGATTGGATGCTGGGTCTGACGGCTTCGGCCCTAATTACCGGCGCAGTCGCGGCCGCCCCCGCCGATGGCTACGCTACCATGATGTCTGTCGCGATGGACCGGATGATGGCGGGCATGATGGTCAAGCCGTCCGGTGACGTCGACCGCGACTTCGTGGCGATGATGCTTCCGCATCATCAGGGTGCCATCGATATGGCGGTGGCGGAGCTGCGCTACGGCCATAACGAGCAGCTCAAGCGCATCGCGCAGGAAATCATCATCGATCAGCAGCAGGAGATCGCCGCCATGAAGCTGGCGATCGGTCAGCCGCTACCCCCTTCGACGCCAGCCCCGACGCAGGGCGGCGACCACCACAGCCATATGGAGCACTGA
- a CDS encoding voltage-gated chloride channel family protein encodes MRATFRNLYDQFNMAAFIRDRRTHATSVLRWALILVPMAAAVGTLCAAFLRSLDAVTRLRFAFPWLLYLLPIGGFVVGLLYHLTGRSVEGGNNLIVEQIHEPGGGVPLRMAPLIFFGTVVTHLFGGSAGREGTAVQLGGSLASGFGRALRLDAEATRTLLMTGIAAGFGAVFGTPIAGAVFALEVLAIGRVEYRALVPCLVAALVGDWTCLAWGIHHGVYHVDALVPVDALLVAKAGVAGIAFGLTGLTFAEANHALGGWLKRVIPYGPLRPVIGGLAVIALVWLLGTRDYLGLGTLAATPDSLTIASFFGPDTHSWSWALKLLFTVVTLSAGFKGGEVTPLFFIGAALGNALAPMFGVPSGLFAAIGFVALFAGAANTPLACTFMGIELFGAAYAVPIAVACFVAYLCSGHNGIYLSQRVAVPKVPAAHLTPDATLRDARTHRASRRRTRA; translated from the coding sequence GTGCGCGCGACATTTCGCAATCTCTATGACCAGTTCAACATGGCAGCGTTCATTCGCGATCGCCGCACCCATGCCACGTCGGTACTGCGGTGGGCTTTGATCCTGGTCCCGATGGCCGCAGCGGTGGGAACGCTCTGCGCGGCCTTCCTGCGGAGCCTCGACGCCGTAACCCGGCTTCGCTTCGCCTTTCCCTGGCTGCTCTACCTGCTGCCGATCGGCGGGTTCGTGGTCGGACTGCTCTACCATCTGACAGGGCGCTCGGTCGAAGGCGGCAACAACCTCATCGTCGAGCAAATCCACGAACCGGGGGGCGGCGTGCCGCTGCGCATGGCTCCGCTCATCTTCTTCGGCACGGTCGTGACACATCTGTTCGGGGGATCGGCGGGACGTGAAGGCACCGCCGTGCAGTTGGGCGGCAGTCTTGCCAGCGGGTTTGGACGCGCGCTCAGATTGGATGCGGAAGCGACACGCACCCTCCTTATGACCGGGATCGCGGCTGGGTTCGGCGCGGTCTTCGGGACGCCGATTGCGGGCGCGGTCTTTGCACTGGAGGTGCTGGCGATCGGTCGGGTCGAGTATCGCGCGCTGGTGCCATGCCTGGTCGCGGCGCTGGTCGGTGACTGGACCTGTCTTGCCTGGGGCATTCATCACGGCGTCTACCATGTCGATGCGCTGGTGCCGGTCGACGCGCTGCTCGTCGCCAAGGCCGGTGTCGCCGGCATTGCCTTCGGTCTGACCGGGCTGACCTTTGCCGAGGCCAATCACGCGCTGGGCGGATGGTTGAAGCGCGTGATCCCCTATGGCCCACTACGACCCGTTATCGGCGGGCTGGCCGTGATTGCGCTGGTCTGGCTGCTCGGAACCCGCGACTATCTTGGCCTGGGTACGCTCGCCGCGACACCGGACAGCCTGACCATCGCCAGCTTCTTTGGTCCCGATACGCACTCGTGGAGCTGGGCGCTGAAGCTGCTCTTTACCGTCGTGACCCTGAGCGCGGGCTTCAAGGGGGGCGAGGTCACGCCGCTGTTCTTTATCGGCGCGGCGCTCGGCAATGCGCTCGCGCCGATGTTCGGAGTACCGTCGGGGCTATTCGCAGCGATCGGCTTCGTCGCGCTGTTCGCGGGCGCGGCCAACACACCGCTGGCTTGCACGTTCATGGGGATCGAGTTGTTCGGCGCGGCCTATGCGGTGCCGATCGCAGTCGCGTGCTTCGTCGCCTACCTCTGCTCAGGCCACAACGGCATCTACCTGTCGCAGCGCGTCGCTGTGCCAAAGGTACCTGCCGCACACCTCACACCCGACGCGACCCTGCGCGATGCCCGCACGCACCGCGCTTCTCGCCGGCGCACGCGCGCCTGA